A single region of the Thermodesulfatator indicus DSM 15286 genome encodes:
- a CDS encoding DUF3368 domain-containing protein has protein sequence MPEKFVVNASPLIILGKINQLHLLPSLADELVVPYGVFKEILAGSPGDPAREWLNGPGKAFVKEIGPLEPEVLKWDLGLGETEVLTFAYRNRDFIALLDDRAARKCAKTLDIKTKGTLAILVLARKRKLLPDITTVLDRIEQAGFYVSPSLLKAVKRLASE, from the coding sequence ATGCCTGAAAAGTTCGTGGTAAACGCCTCCCCGCTTATTATCCTGGGAAAAATCAACCAGCTTCACCTTTTGCCTTCTTTGGCTGATGAACTGGTTGTTCCCTATGGAGTTTTTAAGGAAATCCTTGCTGGAAGTCCTGGAGATCCTGCCCGTGAGTGGCTCAATGGCCCAGGCAAGGCTTTCGTGAAAGAAATCGGTCCTCTGGAGCCTGAAGTGCTAAAATGGGATCTGGGGTTAGGTGAGACTGAAGTTCTGACTTTCGCTTATCGGAATCGAGACTTTATTGCTCTCCTTGATGATCGAGCTGCCCGAAAGTGTGCCAAAACTTTAGATATAAAGACCAAAGGGACTCTGGCGATTTTGGTTCTAGCACGGAAAAGGAAACTCCTGCCGGATATAACAACGGTGTTAGATAGGATTGAACAGGCAGGTTTTTATGTGTCCCCCTCCCTTTTGAAAGCGGTTAAACGCCTCGCTAGTGAGTAG